In Cotesia glomerata isolate CgM1 linkage group LG3, MPM_Cglom_v2.3, whole genome shotgun sequence, one genomic interval encodes:
- the LOC123260729 gene encoding coatomer subunit epsilon, with the protein MGKMARQQQGDVDELFDVKNHFYIGNYQQCINEAQKVKPTTVDVALERDVFLYRAYIAQRKFRVVLDEINESSPAELKPFKILAEYFASPNRRETILAELDRATGYSIIDNNNLMIVAATIYYHEKNLESALRVLQNANNLECMALTLQIYLKMDRLDLAKKELKAMQDKDDDATLTQLAQAWININSGGDKLQEAYYIFQEMIDKYSSTSMLLNGQATCFIGQAKYEEAESALQESLDKDSNNPDTLINMIVLAQHMGKPPEVANRYLSQLKDSNLDHPFVKEYLQKEAEFQRLCSQYSLSA; encoded by the exons ATGGGCAAGATGGCACGACAGCAGCAAGGTGACGTTGACGAGTTGTTTGACGTTAAAAACCACTTTTATATTGGAAATTATCAGCAATGTATCAACGAAGCACAAAAAGTCAAG CCAACGACAGTAGATGTTGCATTGGAGCGAGATGTTTTTCTCTACCGCGCTTACATAGCACAGCGAAAATTTCGCGTAGTTTTGGATGAAATTAATGAATCTTCACCAGCAGAATTGAAACCATTTAAAATACTGGCCGAGTACTTTGCGTCTCCTAACAGGCGTGAAACAATACTAGCTGAGCTGGACCGCGCTACTGGCTACTCTAttattgataacaataatttgatGATAGTAGCAGCTACTATTTACTACCATGAGAAGAATTTAGAGTCCGCGTTACGAGTGTTGCAGAACGCTAATAATCTTGAATGCATGGCTCTGACACTGCAGATTTACTTGAAAATGGACCGTCTGGATCTGGCAAAAAAAGAGCTAAAAGCCATGCAAGATAAGGACGATGATGCTACCTTGACACAGTTGGCACAGGCTtggattaatattaatagtgGTGGTGATAAGTTGCAAGAAGCCTACTATATCTTCCag gaAATGATTGATAAATATTCCAGTACAAGTATGTTACTAAACGGACAAGCAACCTGTTTTATTGGTCAAGCTAAATACGAGGAAGCTGAAAGTGCATTGCAAGAATCTCTCGACAAAGACAGTAACAACCCTGACACCCTGATAAACATGATTGTACTTGCACAACACATGGGAAAACCACCAGAGGTTGCTAATCGTTATTTAAGTCAACTGAAGGATTCGAACCTAGACCATCCTTTCGTGAAagaatatttacaaaaagaaGCTGAGTTCCAAAGGCTTTGTAGTCAGTACTCATTATCAGCTTGA
- the LOC123260862 gene encoding uncharacterized protein LOC123260862 codes for MECQKTTLALILCLFAVAVVGILGAPADFQDDRFTTKCLNESVLVSFEQLFYDLRMYTAESEPGDFNSDCSRTFTPNEPAVKEFNFKKCSYGSRKMKVYVDEIYEGKVFNTPVVKIDCETTLGDAVGSVIGAYIDIFSH; via the exons ATGGAGTGCCAAAAGACAACTTTGGCTTTGATTTTGTGTCTCTTTGCTGTCGCTGTTGTAGGAATTCTAGGAGCTCCTGCAGAC TTCCAGGACGACAGATTCACCACCAAGTGCTTAAATGAGTCAGTCCTAGTTTCTTTCGAGCAACTATTTTACGACCTTCGTATGTATACTGCTGAATCGGAACCTGGTGACTTTAATTCCGATTGTTCAAGAACTTTCACACCAAACGAACCAGCTGTAAAGGAGTTCAACTTTAAGAAATGCAGCTATGGATCCAGGAAGATGAAGGTCTACGTTGATGAAATTTATGAAGGAAAAGTATTCAACACACCGGTTGTTAAAATTGACTGCGAAACTACTCTCGGCGATGCTGTGGGAAGTGTAATCGGTGCttatattgatatattttctcATTAA
- the LOC123261501 gene encoding uncharacterized protein LOC123261501 produces MESFKINLALIFFFIAFASAINKPDPEEYRFSYICYENSVVVSFEQQLPYEVHLYTVSSDKNESECSRIFTPNEPAVKELNFKSCSYAARKFQVYVDEQYGRSLKQHFFLVNCQVPEFQREISIWKKLLQMFKLYKK; encoded by the exons AtggaaagttttaaaataaacttagcGTTGATATTCTTCTTTATTGCATTTGCCAGCGCAATAAACAAACCAGat ccTGAAGAATACAGATTTTCCTACATATGTTACGAAAACTCAGTGGTAGTTTCTTTTGAACAGCAATTACCCTACGAAGTTCATCTGTACACAGTATCTTCAGACAAAAACGAGTCTGAATGCTCGAGAATTTTCACTCCAAATGAACCAGCGGTAAAGGAATTAAACTTCAAATCCTGTTCATACGCTGCCCGAAAATTCCAAGTATATGTTGACGAACAATACGGCAGATCTTTAAAGCAACATTTCTTCTTAGTTAATTGTCAAGTTCCAGAATTTCAAAGagaaatttctatttggaaGAAATTGTTGCAaatgtttaaattatataaaaaataa
- the LOC123260728 gene encoding nucleoside diphosphate-linked moiety X motif 19-like isoform X2 → MKNWRDAASIILAAHYKNNLSQQLKTNYDFKLLCLKRHKDSSFMPGNYVFPGGVVEPADADFKWKSLYKKFGFNDNHFLSLLPNNNNNSTASSSKLKPIIFEAQSPNELPREVSLRITAIRETFEECGILIAASNGKNSAHAQHYTITGKKLVDWQKKVHANAAEFYEMCESLQCYPDLWSLHAWSNWLTPVFLGGKRFNSIFFIACLQSIPDAQFDPKEMEALIWDTSKELVDKSEEFKLAPPQQYQINEISKIHQLNDLLNEAIARNKKDMLLYYPIRIILLDGIIYLFPGDAMYPKEVHLSEVNDIVKNNLTIQEFHDQSVGPKNRMFRKGKNALIIVLE, encoded by the exons atgaagaacTGGCGGGATGCGGCAA GTATTATTTTGGCAGctcattataaaaataatttgagtcaacaattaaaaacaaat tatGACTTCAAATTACTTTGTTTAAAACGCCATAAAGATTCATCATTTATGCCCGGCAATTATGTATTCCCCGGTGGCGTTGTAGAGCCAGCTGACGCAGATTTTAAATGGAAAAGcttgtacaaaaaatttggttttaaTGATAACCATTTTTTATCACTACTtcctaacaataataataattcaacagcatcttcttcaaaattaaagCCAATTATTTTCGAAGCACAATCACCGAACGAATTACCACGAGAAGTATCATTGAGGATAACGGCAATACGCGAAACATTTGAGGAATGTGGTATTTTAATTGCAGCGTCTAATGGCAAAAATTCAGCTCACGCTCAACATTatacaa TCACCGgaaaaaaattggttgattggcAAAAAAAAGTCCACGCTAATGCAgctgaattttatgaaatgtgCGAATCGTTACAGTGTTATCCAGATTTATGGTCTCTGCACGCGTGGAGTAATTGGTTAACGCCAGTGTTTCTTGGTGGAAAACgttttaattctatttttttcatcgcATGCTTGCAGTCGATTCCTGATGCTCAGTTTGACCCCAAAGAAATGGAAGCTTTGATA TGGGACACTTCCAAAGAGTTGGTTGATAAATCAGAAGAATTCAAACTCGCACCGCCGCAACAATATCAAATcaatgaaatttcaaaaattcatcagTTGAATGATTTATTGAATGAAGCGATTGCGAGAAACAAAAAGGACATGCTGTTATATTATCCT ATACGTATTATATTGTTAGATgggataatttatttgtttccTGGCGATGCAATGTATCCAAAAGAAGTTCACTTGAGTGAAGTAaacgatatcgttaaaaataatttaactattcaGGAGTTTCATGATCAATCAGTTGGCCCGAAAAATCGGATGTTTAGGAAAGGAAAGAATGCGTTGATTATAGTCTTGGAATAA
- the LOC123260730 gene encoding succinate dehydrogenase assembly factor 3, mitochondrial, giving the protein MTLTHVQRVRTLYKTILKLHRGLPTEMQSLGTPYVRDEFRRHKNCNEAESHVFMNEWTEYAITIAKQLGLRGPISAKPLGKSLEVNDLEKLRDEQIYQLYELLLAATGSDKTKK; this is encoded by the exons ATGACATTAACGCATGTCCAACGAGTAAGAACTCTGtacaaaacaatattaaaattgcaCCGTGGTTTGCCGACTGAAATGCAATCACTTGGTACTCCTTATGTCCGTGACGAATTTCGGAGACATAAAAATTGCAATGAAGCAGAATCTCACGTTTTTATGAATGAATGGacg gagtACGCTATAACGATAGCAAAACAGCTGGGCTTACGCGGTCCCATTTCTGCGAAGCCGCTGGGTAAAAGCTTAGAAGTTAatgatttagaaaaattacgcGATGAACAAATTTACCAACTATACGAATTATTACTTGCTGCTACTGGCTCtgataaaaccaaaaaatag
- the LOC123260728 gene encoding nucleoside diphosphate-linked moiety X motif 19-like isoform X1, translated as MKNWRDAASIILAAHYKNNLSQQLKTNYDFKLLCLKRHKDSSFMPGNYVFPGGVVEPADADFKWKSLYKKFGFNDNHFLSLLPNNNNNSTASSSKLKPIIFEAQSPNELPREVSLRITAIRETFEECGILIAASNGKNSAHAQHYTITGKKLVDWQKKVHANAAEFYEMCESLQCYPDLWSLHAWSNWLTPVFLGGKRFNSIFFIACLQSIPDAQFDPKEMEALIWDTSKELVDKSEEFKLAPPQQYQINEISKIHQLNDLLNEAIARNKKDMLLYYPIRIILLDGIIYLFPGDAMYPKEVHLSEVNDIVKNNLTIQEFHDQSVGPKNRMFRKGKNALIIVLE; from the exons atgaagaacTGGCGGGATGCGGCAAGTATTATTTTGGCAGctcattataaaaataatttgagtcaacaattaaaaacaaat tatGACTTCAAATTACTTTGTTTAAAACGCCATAAAGATTCATCATTTATGCCCGGCAATTATGTATTCCCCGGTGGCGTTGTAGAGCCAGCTGACGCAGATTTTAAATGGAAAAGcttgtacaaaaaatttggttttaaTGATAACCATTTTTTATCACTACTtcctaacaataataataattcaacagcatcttcttcaaaattaaagCCAATTATTTTCGAAGCACAATCACCGAACGAATTACCACGAGAAGTATCATTGAGGATAACGGCAATACGCGAAACATTTGAGGAATGTGGTATTTTAATTGCAGCGTCTAATGGCAAAAATTCAGCTCACGCTCAACATTatacaa TCACCGgaaaaaaattggttgattggcAAAAAAAAGTCCACGCTAATGCAgctgaattttatgaaatgtgCGAATCGTTACAGTGTTATCCAGATTTATGGTCTCTGCACGCGTGGAGTAATTGGTTAACGCCAGTGTTTCTTGGTGGAAAACgttttaattctatttttttcatcgcATGCTTGCAGTCGATTCCTGATGCTCAGTTTGACCCCAAAGAAATGGAAGCTTTGATA TGGGACACTTCCAAAGAGTTGGTTGATAAATCAGAAGAATTCAAACTCGCACCGCCGCAACAATATCAAATcaatgaaatttcaaaaattcatcagTTGAATGATTTATTGAATGAAGCGATTGCGAGAAACAAAAAGGACATGCTGTTATATTATCCT ATACGTATTATATTGTTAGATgggataatttatttgtttccTGGCGATGCAATGTATCCAAAAGAAGTTCACTTGAGTGAAGTAaacgatatcgttaaaaataatttaactattcaGGAGTTTCATGATCAATCAGTTGGCCCGAAAAATCGGATGTTTAGGAAAGGAAAGAATGCGTTGATTATAGTCTTGGAATAA